A stretch of DNA from Hoeflea ulvae:
TGGGCCGGTCAATCTGGCCGCCGCACCGGGGGCCGGGCAATCCGCCTCGAAGCTCCGGCCAGGTCCCGCGGAATCGCCTGCCCGCCATTTGGTCAGGACAGTCGGCCGCGCCTATGGCGCCGGCAATGCCGCCCAGACGCAGATGCAGGACGACTGGGAGGAGTTCTGATGCAGGAGGGCGATACCAGCGCGGCGGCTCGGATGCGCCTCGAGATCGTTTCGTTTCATCTTGGCGATCAGGTCTTTTGCGTCAACATCATGTCGGTTCGTGAAATCCGTGGCTGGGCGCCCGCGACGATGCTGCCGCATGCGCCGGCGCATGTTCTCGGCGTGATCAATCTGCGCGGTTCGGTCATCCCGGTCATCGACATGGCCATCCGGCTTGGTCTGCCGCCGATCACACCCGACGGCCGCTCGGCGATCATCGTCGTCTGCATCGCCGGCAAGATGGTCGGGTTGCTGGTCGAGGATGTCTCCGACATGTTCACCGTCGGCATCGACCAGCTGCAGGCGGTCCCCACAGTCACCGCCGCCGCGCAATCGACCATGATCGCGGCGATCATTTCGGTCGAAGACCAGATGATCTGCTATCTCGATCTCGATACCCTGCTGCCGGACGAGATCGTGCAGGCTGCCTGACCGGAGTCGGCCTGCACGTGTGGCGGGCGGTTCGGGGTGAGCGCATGTTGATCAGTTTGCCAGTGCGGAAAAGGCCAGTTCGGAAATGGTCAGTCCGGTCATCACCATCATCAAGGTGACGAAGATCGAGATCATCAGGTCGCCGCCAAGGCAGATCCGGATCACCCGGAAATAGAGCCAGATCACCGCGGCATAGACCGCCAGCGAGATGAAGGCGTTGGCGGTGTCGGGCAGCGGCGTCAGATAGCGCAATGCCGCCGGGAAAAACCCGATATAGGCTGCCATCATCCCGAACCAGTTGTTGACCACCACCAGCCTGGCGAATTTGTCCGACAGCCCGAAGACCTGGCAGACCGCCAGCAGCAGAACCGCGGGCAGCACCCAGGCGGTCACGTCGAAACTGGTCGAGACGAAAAAGAACCTGAAGGTTTCGCCCGCGCCCTCCGGTCGGGTTTCGGGCACCGCGCGCCACATCCCCGTCCACAGGAAACACTGCGCCGGCCAGGACCAGAAAAAGGCGCCGAACGACCGCCAGAACCCGTTCGCCGACACATCGAACAGCCGCAAACCTTCCGGCCGGCCGAGGATCAGGTAGAACAGGCCGGCAAGTGAGCGGCCAGCCTGCTGCCGCGACGGGATCAGGCCGCCTGGCAAGCTCAGCGCTCCCCGGCGCTGGCGAACCAGCGTTCGAGGAACAGTTCGTAAATCCCTGTCAGGCTCTCCAGATCGCTCAGCGCGACCCGTTCATCGACCATGTGCATGGTCTTGCCGACAAGTCCGAACTCGACGACGGGGCAGTAATTCTTGATGAAGCGGGCATCCGAGGTGCCGCCGGTGGTCGACAGCGCCGGTGTCCGGCCGGTTGCTTCGGCAATGGCCGCCGACAAGGTCTCGATCAGCGCTTCGTCCCGGGTCAGAAACGAAGGTGAAGTTCTTTCGTCGAACTCAATTGTATAGCGCACCGGATCGCGGCCCGGCCGCAATCTGGTCTTTTTGGCGGCCTGTTCAAGCCGTCCGCGCAGTTCGTCGGTCAGGCTTTCGGCAGTCCAGATATCGTTGAAACGGACATTGAACCGGGCCGTGGCCCGCGCCGGAATCACATTGGTGGCCGGATTGCCGGTGTCGATGCTGGTGACTTCCAGATTGGTCGGGGGAAACCGGTCATTGCCGGCGTCGATGGGCGGATGCATCAACCCGTCGACCAGCGTCAGCATCCCGCGCAGCGGATTGTCGGCCAGATGCGGATAGGCCACATGGCCCTGCACGCCCTCGGCCGTCAGCGTGCCCGACAGCGAACCGCGCCGTCCGATCTTGATCATGTCACCCATCTGGTCCGGATTGGTCGGTTCGCCGACAATCGCCGCGTCCCAGCGCTCGCCGCGGGCAGCGGCATGGGCAACCAGTTTTTCCGTTCCGTTGATCGAGGGGCCTTCCTCGTCGCCGGTGATCAGCAGCGACACCGAGCCCTCGGGAACACCCTTGCGCTCGATCAGCCGCGCCAAGGCGGAGACGAAACAGGCGATGCCGCCCTTCATGTCCACCGCGCCGCGGCCATAGATTTCGCCATCGACCACCTGCGCGTCGAAGGGGCCATGGCTCCAGGCACCACTGTCGCCCACCGGAACCACATCCGTGTGCCCGGCAAACATCAGATGCGGACCGCCGGACCCGAGGCGGGAATAGAGATTGTCGACATCCGGGGTTCCGGTGTCGGAGAAAATCACCCGCTCATTGGAAAAGCCGAGTTCGCTCAGCATGGAGCCAAGCGTCGACAGCGCGCCGCCGTCTTGGGGGGTGACGGAAGGACACCGGATCAGCGCCGCAAGGGTTTGTGTCGGATCAGTGAGTTTCATGCTTCGTGATTAGACGATTGCTCGAGACCTGTCGACCGGTCGCTGCGGCTCAGGACGCCTGGTTCAATAGCCGGGATGATCGGGCGCCGGACCGTGCCGGTTGGGACCCTTGTTCGATGGCCACAGCAGGAGCACCAGCAACATCAGAAACGATGCCGCGGGGATCACCAGCACCGCCACCAGAATGGCTGGAAGCCCGGCATCGTGCAGCCGCTTGATGCTCATCACCGCCACCGACCAGGACGCCGGCAGGAAGGCGGCGATGATTTCGAATCCGGCCAGGGTCATGGCGGCGCTGTCGGGGACCGCGCGCACCGCGGCGGTCACCGGAATGGCCAGCACGCAGGCCCAGAACAGCATGGCCAGCGCGTAGGTGCGGCGCGACAACCGCCCGGACACGCCGAACAGAAGCCAGCGCATGCCTGTCCCGGGCCGCCGCGCCATGGGATTTCTAGTCCCGGAGCAATTCGTTGATGCCGGTCTTCGACCTCGTCTGCGCGTCGACCGTCTTGACGATCACGGCGCAATAGAGGTTCGGCGCGGCCGCACCATTGCCCATGGTGCCCGATGTCGGCATCGAGCCGGCCACGACCACGGAGTAGGGCGGTACTTCGCCATAGCTGATCTCGCCGGTCATGCGGTTGACGATGCGGGTCGACTTGCCGATATAGACGCCCATCCCGAGCACCGAGCCTTCGCGGATGATGCAGCCTTCGACCACTTCCGAGCGCGCGCCGATGAAGCAGTTGTCCTCGATGATGGTCGGGCCGGCCTGCAGCGGCTCGAGCACGCCGCCGATGCCGACGCCGCCCGACAGATGCACATTCTTGCCGATCTGGGCGCAGGAGCCGACCGTGGCCCAGCCATCGACCATCGTGCCTTCATCGACATAGGCGCCGAGATTGACGAAGGAGGGCATCAGAACGACGTTCTTGCCGATGAAGGCGCCGCGCCGCACGATCGAGCCGGGCACTGCGCGGAAACCGAAGCGTTCGAATTCATTTGCGGTCCAGCCGTCGAATTTCGACGGAACCTTGTCCCACCAGACCGCATCTCCAGGACCGCCCTTGATGACTTCCATCGGGTTGAGCCGGAACGACAGCAGTACGGCCTTCTTGAGCCACTGGTTGACAGTCCAGGCGCCGTCGGCGCCGCGTTCCGCCACCCGGGCCTCGCCGCGGTCGAGCAGGTTGAGCGATGTTTCAACCGCATCGCGAACTTCACCGCGGGTGGCTGTGGAGACGCCGTCACGCGCCTCGAAAGCGGTTTCGATCGTGCTGGCGAGAGCTGCCAAGTCATGGGTCATCGTGGCGATTCCTTAAGGTTCAAAGTCTAGTGTGGGCGGACATCAGCATGATGAGCCGGACCGCCAGCGCCGTGGCACATCTCCTAAGCGAGGCGGAGCGCGGGGTCAATTCCGCGCACGGCTGCCAACATCAGAACGGGACTTCGAAACATGAATGCGAAACGTACCAACCAGGTCTGGGATCCGCTGGCCGACAGCCGCCAGGACAAGGCGCGCGCCGACCGCCAGCCCAAGACCCCGCAAAGCGCTTCGCCGGCCTACAGGCTCGCCTATGCCGACGAGGATTTCCTCTGCCGCGAGGAGCTTCGCCCGATCCGGCTGCAACTGGAATTGCTCAAGCCCGAAATGCTGCTGATGGAGGCGGGCATCCGCTCGACCGTGGTGATGTTCGGCGGCGCCCGCATTCCCGAGCCGGGCAAGGAGCCCTGGGCCGCAAAGAACGAGGTGCAGGCGAAGAACCTGACCGCAGCTGCGCGCTATTACGAGGAAGCACGTGCCTTCGCGCGGCTGTGCTCAACCCATTCGCTGGCCACCAACGGGCAGGAATATGTCGTCTGCACCGGCGGCGGTCCCGGCGTGATGGAAGCGGGTAACCGCGGCGCCCATGATGTCGGCGCCGCCTCGATCGGTCTCAATGTGGTGCTGCCGCACGAGCAGGCGCCGAACGAATTCGTGACGCCGGAACTGAGCCTGAATTTTCACTATTTCGCCATCCGCAAGATGCATTTCCTGATGCGCGCCAAGGCCATCGCGATTTTTCCGGGCGGCTTCGGCACCATGGACGAACTGTTTGAATCGCTGACCCTGATCCAGACCGGTCGCATGGAGCATGTGCCGCTGATCCTGTTCGGATCGCAATTCTGGAATTCCATCGTCGATTTTCAGGCCCTGGCCGATTTCGGCACGATCTCGCCGGGCGATCTCGACCTCCTCAATTTCGTCGACACGGCCGAGGAAGCCTGGTCGATCATCGCCAGCCACTACGACATCACCCCTTCGACATGAAAAACCAGGCCGGGGGATGCCCCGGCCTGGCTCGGTAGTCACGTGATCCTGAAGGATCAGTTGTTGTCGGCAGCGCCGCGATAGAAGTCGGTCACGTCGATCTTCTTGTCGCCATTGCGGTCGAAGCGTTCGAACATCTTGTTGCTGACGGAGGCGAATTCCTCGAGGCTGATCTCGCCGTTCTTGTCGGCGTCGAGGCGCTCGAGCTGCATGCCGCCACGCTGGCCGCGCTTGCCTTCGCCATGGCGCTTGCCGTCCTTCTTGCCGTGGCCCTTGCCGTCATGCTTGCCGGCCATGCGGCCGTCACGGTCGCCCTGCTTGGCCTGTTTGCCGTCCTTCATCTCCTTGCGGTCGGCGCGGCGCTCTTCGCGGTTCTGGTCACGCATTTCCTTGCGCATGTCGCCGAATGCCTTGAGCTCGTCCTGGCTCAGCGACCCGGAGTTTTCGGTGTCCGCGCTTTCGAACATCGACTGGCGGTGGGCGGAAACCTCGTCGAGGTCGACGGCGCCGTCCTTGTTGGTGTCAAACCGTTCCATCAGGCGCTCGATGCGCGGACCGCGTTCATGGTCGCCGCGCTGCGAGGCAGCCAGGGCGGGAGCGGCGACGGAGGCGATCAGGGCGGCTGCGAGTGTGGCGAGAATTGTCTTTTTCATGGCTGAGGTCCTTTGTGGGGGGTGTTCTTGTTTGCCTCCTCAATGTGGCTGTCCGGCCTCGCAATAACCACTTAAAGCCCTGTAATGTAGATTAATTATCGGAAAGGTGAGCGGCCCCCTCCCGGTCGGGGGCGGCGCTGCTCAGGCCATCGCGCTTTTGAGAAAGCCCGCCAGGTCATCGGTGACATACTCGACATGGTCGCCGTCCTTGCCTTCATGCTCCCAGACTTCGTCCAGCACCTCGTCAAGATTGTTCGGCACGATCAGCACGGTGCGCATTCCCAGCGCATGGGGTGCCAGCAGATTGCGCGGCAGGTCCTCGAACATCGCCGCCTTGTGCTTGTGCACGCCGTGACGGGCCAGGAACCGGTCATAGGTCTCCGGCGCCGGCTTGGGTTTGAGATCGGCGGCGACAATGTCGAAAATATCGTCGAAATGGTCGAGAATGCCCAGGGCACGCGCGGTGCGTTCGGCATGGGGCGTGTCGCCATTGGTGAAGATGAACTTGCGCCCTGGCAGCGCCTTGATCGCCTCGCCGAGCGCCAGGTCGGGCTTCACCCAGGAATAGTCGATGTCATGGACTTTCTCGAGAAAGTCATTCGGCTCGATGCCGTGATGCAGCATCAGGCCCTGCAGCGTGGTGCCGTGTTCGCGGTAGTATTTTTTCTGGATTCCGCGCGCCGCCTCGTGATCCAGGTCCAGCAGGGTGCGGACATAGTCGGTCATCTTCTTGTCGATCTGCGAAAACAGGTCGGTGTGACGCGGGTAGAGCGTGTTGTCGAGGTCAAACACCCATTCGGTGACATGGGCGAAATCGGCGGAGTCGGGCAATCTGGTTTTGTCTGTCATGACACCGTTATGGCACGCGCGCGCCGGAAAAAAAGGGCGCCGGCATGCAAGCCCTGAAAAATCTGTGGCTTGTTCGTGTTGACGCATGCTACCCGGCCCGCATGGAAACCTGGATTCTCATCACCATCGCCGCTGCGTTTTTGCAGAACATCCGCTCGGTTCTGCAAAAGCATCTCAAGGGGGTGATGGGCACCACCGGCGCCACATTCGTGCGCTTCGGCTTCGGCTTTCCCTTCGCCGCGATCTTTGTCGGCCTGCTCGCTTTCGGCATGGATTATCCGGTTCCGCAGCTCAACATGCAGTTTTCCGGTTGGGTCACCCTTGCGGCGCTGGCGCAGATTGCCGGCCAGGCGCTGCTGATCCAGATGTTCGGCCATCGCAATTTCACCGTCGGCACCGCCTATTCGCGCACCGAGCCGGCTCAGGCGGCGTTGTTCGGTCTGATCTTCCTGGGAGACCGGCTCAGCAGCGGCACGCTGGTGGCCATCGCCATCAGCCTTATAGGCGTGGTGCTGATCTCCATCGCCCGATCGGCCGCCGGCACCACGGCGTTGTTGCGCTCGGTGTTTTCCCGCACTTCCGCACTCGGTCTGGCCTCGGGCGCGGCCTTCGGGCTTGCAGCTGTGGGCTATCGCGCCGCGTCGCTGTCGCTGGGCGGCCCGAATTTCATGATGCAGGCGGCTGTCACGCTGCTTGCGGCGATCCTGCTGCAAACCGTTATCATGCTGATCTGGATGTGGTTCAGGGCTCCGGGTGAACTGGCGCGCATCCGCGCGGCCTGGAAAATCGCCGCGTTGGTCGGCCTGGTCGGCGCCACTGCATCGTTTGGCTGGTTCATGGCAATGACCCTGCAAACCGCAGCGGCAGTCAAGGCCCTGGCGCAGGTGGAGATGATTTTCACCTTTGCCTCGTCGGTGCTGATTTTCCGCGAACACGTCAACAAACTTGAAATTTTCGGCTGTATCTTCATTGTAGCAGGTATATTGGTGCTGTTGCTGGTCTGACCGGCAGGGGAAAAGGACAGGCGCAAGATTGCGCTGATGCAAATTTCGACCGGATCGGATCGCCCATGCCCGCCTCACATGCATCCCGGATGCCACCCCTTGATGTGCCGTTCAGACGCAGGCTGCTGGGCGGAGTCCTTGCGCTGGCAGCCGTTCTGTCGGGTTGCGCCGGACCCCTGGAAGGTGTGCTGATCCCGATCGAACAGACCGATGCGGATGCGACGGAGGTTTCGATACTCGTCGCCACAACCCGGGCGCCGTCGGAAAACGAGGGCCTGCTCTACAGCGGCGAGCGTGGCGCGCATATCGATTTCAACGAGATCGTCGTGTCGATCCCGCCGGAGAGCAACCGCAAGATCGGCGAGGTGCAATGGCCAAAGAAGCGGCCGCCGAACCCGACGACGGATTTTGCCACGCTGTCCGCCAAACAGTTCGATTCCGTCGCCGAAGTGCAGGCCTGGTACGATCACGAAAGATCGCCCACCGGACGCCTGCTTGTCTTCGTGCACGGCTTCAACACCCGCTATGAAAGCGCGGTCTACCGCTTTGCCCAGATCGCCCATGACAGCAAGACCGACGCCACCCCGGTGATGTTCACCTGGCCGTCGCGCGGCAGCGTGTTCGATTATGGCTATGACAAGGAAAGCACCAACTATTCGCGCACGGCGCTCGAAACCCTGCTGATGGGTGCCGTCGCTGTCCCCGAGGTCAAGGAAATCACCATCCTGGCCCACTCGATGGGCACCTGGCTGACGGTGGAATCACTCAGGCAAATGGCCATTCGCCATGGCGCGATCCCGTCAAAGATCACCGATGTGATCCTGGCGTCGCCCGATCTCGATGTCGATGTTTTCCACCAGCAGATCGTCGATATGGGCCCCGAACGACCCAAATTCACGGTCTTTGTTTCGCGCGACGACAGGGCCCTGACCTTGTCCCGCCGGTTCTCCGGCAATATCGACCGGCTCGGCCAGATCGACATCAACAACCCGGTCTATCGCGAAGGGCTGGAGCAGGGCGGCATCACGGTGCTCGATCTTTCGGCGCTGCAGGTCGGCGACCGGCTCAATCATTCGAAATTCGCCGAAAGCCCGGAGGTGGTCAAACTGCTTGGCCAGCGCCTGATTGCCGGCCAGACGGTCACCAACCAGGATGTCGGCCTCGGCACCGAACTCGGCGCCACGGCGCTGACACTGTCCAACACGGTGGGCTCGGTTGCGGGCATCGCCATCACGGCGCCGATCGCCATTCTCGATCCGAATTCCCGCGACTCCTTCACCGCCCAGACCAGACGTTTTGGCCAGGGTCTCGGCGCCACGGGTCTGACCCCGAACCTCTCCGGCAATGTTCCGGGGACGCCGAAAATCCAGGACCGCTGACTTGGGATCTCATTCGTCAGGGTCCGGATTGATCTGTCCGGCTTTTTCCAATGGCGCAATTGATCGACGTCTGGACCAGACAATGCGGGCCGGATTGAGCGTCGGAGCGTATCGCGGTAACATCCGGGCCGGATCAAAGATTTTGCCGAGAACTGCCTGATGATGACTGCAGATTCCCAAATGCTGTCGGTGCTGTGGCTCGAGACGCCGATTGGTCCGCTTCGGGCCGTAGCGGATGACACCCATCTGCATCGCCTTGAGTTCCACGACGACAAAAATCTGGCCGATGCCACGGCAGCGGAAACAGCCACGGTGCGCACCGCGCCTCTTGACCAGATCGAGGCGGAGCTCGCGGCCTATTTCTCCGGCACATGTGCAGAGTTCAAGACCCCGCTGAAGATCACCGGCAACGCCCTGGAGCGCAAGGTATGGGATTGTCTCCTGCGGGTGCCGCTCGGAGAAACATGCTCCTATGGCGACATCGCCCGCGAGGTCGACAGCATCGATTCCGTCCGCGTGATCGCCAGATATTGCGGCACCAACCACATCCCCGTGGTCATTCCCTGTCACCGCTGCATCGGCTCGGACGGGTCGCTCACCGGTTTCGGCGGCGGGCTGTGGCGGAAGAAATGGCTGTTGCGCCACGAGGGCCTGATGCGCCCCGTCGGCTTGTTCGCTCTGGCAGGGCAATGATCCGGCAGGCATAAGCCAGGCCGTAGAGAGGCTCGGCAGCCGCGGCGATCCGAGCCTCTCTACGGAACCAGCAAGGTTCCCGCGCCATGCGCCGTGAACAGCTCCAGCAGCACCGCATGCGGTGTCTTGCCGTTGAGGATAACCACGCCCTTCACGCCGCGATCGATCGCCTCGATGCAGGTCTCGACTTTCGGGATCATGCCGCCCGAGATCGTGCCATCGGCAATCAGCGCGCGCGCCTCGCTGACGGTGAGCTCGTCAATCAGCTTGTTGTCCTTGTCGAGCACGCCCGGCACATCGGTCAGGAACAACAGCCGCGAGGCTTCCACCGCACCGGCGATCGCCCCGGCAAAGGTATCGGCATTGATATTGTAGGTGTGGCCGTCGCGCCCCGGGGCGACCGGCGCCAGCACCGGGATCATCTCGGATTTGGCCAGCAGGTCAAGCAATGTCCGGTCGACTTCCACCGGCTCGCCGACAAAGCCCAGATCCAGCACCCGCTCGATATTGGAATCGGGGTCGATGAAGGTCTTCTGCGCCTTTTCGGCATAGACCATGTTGCCATCCTTGCCGCACAAGCCGATGGCCCATTCGCCCTCGGCATTGATCAGCGCGACGATTTCCTTGTTGATCGATCCGGCCAGCACCATCTCGACGATCTCGACGGTTTGTTCGTCGGTCACGCGCAATCCGCCTTCGAACCTGGATTCGATCCCCATCTTGGCCAGCATGGCGCCGATCTGCGGGCCGCCGCCATGCACCACGATCGGGTTGACGCCCGATTGCTTGAGCAGGGCGATGTCCTGCGCGAAGGCCTTGCCCAGCGCCGCATTGCCCATGGCATGGCCGCCATATTTGACCACCACGGTCTTGTTCTCGTAGCGCTGCATATAGGGCAGCGCCTCGGCGAGCAGACGAGCCTGGGTTGCGGCGTCGTTATGTGTGGTGTCAGACATTGGCGTGGCGTCCCGGTTTGGCGTGAGCGCTGAAAGCAAAAGGTCCGGCGCTGTTTAGCGGCAATCGGTCCCGGCATCAATGATGCCGACATCCAATTGGAAGATTTTGCCGTACAGGGTTCAACCACCTCGAAACAGTGATACTGAACCCGGATGAGCACAGAAGCCGCTGCCCCCATGACCCAGGACGACCTGTCCGGATTGATCGCCCGCACTGCGCTTGGCGACCGCGCCGCGTTCTCGTCGCTCTATTCGCAGACGAGTGCGAAACTTTTTGGCGTTTCGTTGCGTATTCTCAAGGACAGGGCCCAGGCCGAGGACGCGCTTCAGGAGGTCTATATCCGCATCTGGCGCCGTGCCGGCAGCTTCCGGGTGGGCCAGGCGTCTGCCATGGCGTGGCTTTGCACGATTGCCCGCAACCAGGCGATCGACATGATCCGTGCCCGCCAGCCCGCGACGCTGGACTATGACGAGGCGCCCGAGGTGGCCGACCCGGCAATGGACCCGGAGGCCCGCGCGGTTCTGGGCGGCGAAAGCCAGCGGATCGAGGCCTGCCTTGGCCAATTGGAGGCAGTCAAGGCTGCAGCAGTTGTTGCCGCCTATGTCGAAGGCTTGAGTTATCAGGAGCTGGCGGAGCACAATGCCGTCCCGCTCAACACAATGCGAACCTGGCTGCGGCGCAGCCTGTTGAAACTGAGAGAGTGCCTGAACCGATGACCACTGGTCCTCACCATTCCGACGATGCCGCCCTGGCCGGCGAATACGTGCTTGGCGTGCTGCCACTGGCCGAGCGGCGTGCGGTCGAAGAGCGGATGGCCCGCGACAGCGATTTCGCCGGTCTGGTGGCCTCCTGGCAGGCCGATCTGTCCCATCTCGACGACACCTATCAGCCCGAATCTCCGCCCCGGGAGTCAAGGCCCGCATTAATGCCCGCCTGTTCGCCGAAGCGGCCAGACCCTCTGGCGGGCTCTGGGGCTCGCTGGTGTTCTGGCGCGGCCTGGCCCTTGCCGCGGTGGCCGTGGCAGCGGCACTGGGGATCTTTGGCGTGGAGCTTCCCGGCGGCACCGGCCCGGCGCCGGCGCCAGCGCTGGTCGCCGAACTCGGGGCGCCGGGCAGTGCGGTCGGTCTGATTGCCGCGCTTGATCCGGTGGACGGCGCTTTCACCATCACTCCGGCGGCGTTTTCGCCCGATGACGGCAAGTCGCTCGAATTGTGGCTGGTGCCGGGCGAGGGCGCCGCGGTGTCACTCGGACTGGTTCCTGCCGATGGCGGACGGCTGGTGCTCGACCAGGACCTGGTCCGGCAGATCTCCGACGGGGCTCTGCTCGCAGTCAGTGTCGAGCCGCTGGGCGGCTCGCCCACCGGCACGGCAACCGGCCCCGTGGTGCTGTCCGGTTCACTGGCGAAAAAATAGTGCGATTGCCTGAAACTTAATTCCCGAAGCTCTCGTCTTCCTCTTTAACCGCCGCAGAAAACTTGCGGCGGGTGATCAAAGGTCCGGATGATCCGGCCTGAACATTAGCAAGAGGTTGTCCCATGAAAACCGTTCTTCGTTCCATCGCCGCCACTGCCGTTCTGCTCGCAGGCGTCAGCCTGTCCCACGCCGCAAGCCACGGCGGAAACAAGATGGTCGGCGGCGCCGAGATGTTCCCCGACAAGACCATCGTCGAAAATGCCGTCAACTCCGCCGATCACACCACGCTGGTTGCCGCCGTCCAGGCCGCAGGCCTGGTCGAGACATTGTCGGGCGAAGGCCCGTTCACCGTGTTCGCGCCGGTCAATGACGCATTCACAGCCCTGCCGGAAGGCACGGTCGAAACCCTGCTGAAGCCTGAAAACAAGGACCAGCTCACCAAGATCCTGACCTGCCATGTGGTGGCCGCCGACGCGATGTCCGATGCGATCATGAAGATGGTTGACGACGATGGCGGCGTGCACCCGGTCAAGACCGTTGGCGGCTGCATGCTCAACATCCGCTATGAAGGCGACAAGGTCATGATCGAGGACGAAACCGGCGCCGTGGCCAATGTCACCATTGCCGATGTCGACCAGTCCAACGGCGTGATCCACGTCATCGACAAGGTGCTCCTGCCCAAGGGCTGAATGGTGATGAACTGACA
This window harbors:
- a CDS encoding chemotaxis protein CheW, which translates into the protein MQEGDTSAAARMRLEIVSFHLGDQVFCVNIMSVREIRGWAPATMLPHAPAHVLGVINLRGSVIPVIDMAIRLGLPPITPDGRSAIIVVCIAGKMVGLLVEDVSDMFTVGIDQLQAVPTVTAAAQSTMIAAIISVEDQMICYLDLDTLLPDEIVQAA
- the dapE gene encoding succinyl-diaminopimelate desuccinylase, with the protein product MKLTDPTQTLAALIRCPSVTPQDGGALSTLGSMLSELGFSNERVIFSDTGTPDVDNLYSRLGSGGPHLMFAGHTDVVPVGDSGAWSHGPFDAQVVDGEIYGRGAVDMKGGIACFVSALARLIERKGVPEGSVSLLITGDEEGPSINGTEKLVAHAAARGERWDAAIVGEPTNPDQMGDMIKIGRRGSLSGTLTAEGVQGHVAYPHLADNPLRGMLTLVDGLMHPPIDAGNDRFPPTNLEVTSIDTGNPATNVIPARATARFNVRFNDIWTAESLTDELRGRLEQAAKKTRLRPGRDPVRYTIEFDERTSPSFLTRDEALIETLSAAIAEATGRTPALSTTGGTSDARFIKNYCPVVEFGLVGKTMHMVDERVALSDLESLTGIYELFLERWFASAGER
- a CDS encoding sigma-70 family RNA polymerase sigma factor, encoding MTQDDLSGLIARTALGDRAAFSSLYSQTSAKLFGVSLRILKDRAQAEDALQEVYIRIWRRAGSFRVGQASAMAWLCTIARNQAIDMIRARQPATLDYDEAPEVADPAMDPEARAVLGGESQRIEACLGQLEAVKAAAVVAAYVEGLSYQELAEHNAVPLNTMRTWLRRSLLKLRECLNR
- a CDS encoding DMT family transporter, producing the protein METWILITIAAAFLQNIRSVLQKHLKGVMGTTGATFVRFGFGFPFAAIFVGLLAFGMDYPVPQLNMQFSGWVTLAALAQIAGQALLIQMFGHRNFTVGTAYSRTEPAQAALFGLIFLGDRLSSGTLVAIAISLIGVVLISIARSAAGTTALLRSVFSRTSALGLASGAAFGLAAVGYRAASLSLGGPNFMMQAAVTLLAAILLQTVIMLIWMWFRAPGELARIRAAWKIAALVGLVGATASFGWFMAMTLQTAAAVKALAQVEMIFTFASSVLIFREHVNKLEIFGCIFIVAGILVLLLV
- the dapD gene encoding 2,3,4,5-tetrahydropyridine-2,6-dicarboxylate N-succinyltransferase, with the translated sequence MTHDLAALASTIETAFEARDGVSTATRGEVRDAVETSLNLLDRGEARVAERGADGAWTVNQWLKKAVLLSFRLNPMEVIKGGPGDAVWWDKVPSKFDGWTANEFERFGFRAVPGSIVRRGAFIGKNVVLMPSFVNLGAYVDEGTMVDGWATVGSCAQIGKNVHLSGGVGIGGVLEPLQAGPTIIEDNCFIGARSEVVEGCIIREGSVLGMGVYIGKSTRIVNRMTGEISYGEVPPYSVVVAGSMPTSGTMGNGAAAPNLYCAVIVKTVDAQTRSKTGINELLRD
- the argB gene encoding acetylglutamate kinase, with the protein product MSDTTHNDAATQARLLAEALPYMQRYENKTVVVKYGGHAMGNAALGKAFAQDIALLKQSGVNPIVVHGGGPQIGAMLAKMGIESRFEGGLRVTDEQTVEIVEMVLAGSINKEIVALINAEGEWAIGLCGKDGNMVYAEKAQKTFIDPDSNIERVLDLGFVGEPVEVDRTLLDLLAKSEMIPVLAPVAPGRDGHTYNINADTFAGAIAGAVEASRLLFLTDVPGVLDKDNKLIDELTVSEARALIADGTISGGMIPKVETCIEAIDRGVKGVVILNGKTPHAVLLELFTAHGAGTLLVP
- a CDS encoding DUF805 domain-containing protein, whose translation is MRWLLFGVSGRLSRRTYALAMLFWACVLAIPVTAAVRAVPDSAAMTLAGFEIIAAFLPASWSVAVMSIKRLHDAGLPAILVAVLVIPAASFLMLLVLLLWPSNKGPNRHGPAPDHPGY
- a CDS encoding LOG family protein, which encodes MNAKRTNQVWDPLADSRQDKARADRQPKTPQSASPAYRLAYADEDFLCREELRPIRLQLELLKPEMLLMEAGIRSTVVMFGGARIPEPGKEPWAAKNEVQAKNLTAAARYYEEARAFARLCSTHSLATNGQEYVVCTGGGPGVMEAGNRGAHDVGAASIGLNVVLPHEQAPNEFVTPELSLNFHYFAIRKMHFLMRAKAIAIFPGGFGTMDELFESLTLIQTGRMEHVPLILFGSQFWNSIVDFQALADFGTISPGDLDLLNFVDTAEEAWSIIASHYDITPST
- a CDS encoding pyrimidine 5'-nucleotidase — translated: MTDKTRLPDSADFAHVTEWVFDLDNTLYPRHTDLFSQIDKKMTDYVRTLLDLDHEAARGIQKKYYREHGTTLQGLMLHHGIEPNDFLEKVHDIDYSWVKPDLALGEAIKALPGRKFIFTNGDTPHAERTARALGILDHFDDIFDIVAADLKPKPAPETYDRFLARHGVHKHKAAMFEDLPRNLLAPHALGMRTVLIVPNNLDEVLDEVWEHEGKDGDHVEYVTDDLAGFLKSAMA
- a CDS encoding methylated-DNA--[protein]-cysteine S-methyltransferase codes for the protein MLSVLWLETPIGPLRAVADDTHLHRLEFHDDKNLADATAAETATVRTAPLDQIEAELAAYFSGTCAEFKTPLKITGNALERKVWDCLLRVPLGETCSYGDIAREVDSIDSVRVIARYCGTNHIPVVIPCHRCIGSDGSLTGFGGGLWRKKWLLRHEGLMRPVGLFALAGQ
- a CDS encoding alpha/beta hydrolase encodes the protein MPPLDVPFRRRLLGGVLALAAVLSGCAGPLEGVLIPIEQTDADATEVSILVATTRAPSENEGLLYSGERGAHIDFNEIVVSIPPESNRKIGEVQWPKKRPPNPTTDFATLSAKQFDSVAEVQAWYDHERSPTGRLLVFVHGFNTRYESAVYRFAQIAHDSKTDATPVMFTWPSRGSVFDYGYDKESTNYSRTALETLLMGAVAVPEVKEITILAHSMGTWLTVESLRQMAIRHGAIPSKITDVILASPDLDVDVFHQQIVDMGPERPKFTVFVSRDDRALTLSRRFSGNIDRLGQIDINNPVYREGLEQGGITVLDLSALQVGDRLNHSKFAESPEVVKLLGQRLIAGQTVTNQDVGLGTELGATALTLSNTVGSVAGIAITAPIAILDPNSRDSFTAQTRRFGQGLGATGLTPNLSGNVPGTPKIQDR